Proteins found in one Candidatus Atribacteria bacterium ADurb.Bin276 genomic segment:
- a CDS encoding methylcobalamin:coenzyme M methyltransferase — translation MRDQVVRAIRRDHPDYVPLIIWNQNFDQSDIVYGEIQKHFLGENRDYSEWGFYWSRKDETMGQPREPLIKDWNEIDKLKPPSLDLPGRFDELLKKKETYPEKFLMASLALSGFTTMTFLAHFEEVLIHLSTKSQQLERLIDVVFNFEESLIRETSYFDVDAIAFLDDWGSQNGLMVSPDHWRKIFKPRYRKQFDLVHQQGMYVYFHSCGYIYPIISDFIEIGVDILNISQPNLYEIPKLGRDFGGKVCFCCPVSYQTTGISGNPQEIEQYTEYLFEHLGRFNGGLIGYAEEYHSIGMSEENYRASIRGFKKLHYF, via the coding sequence ATGAGGGATCAAGTTGTTCGAGCTATACGAAGAGATCATCCCGACTATGTTCCTTTAATCATCTGGAACCAAAACTTTGATCAATCGGATATTGTCTACGGTGAAATTCAGAAACATTTTTTAGGAGAAAATCGAGACTATTCAGAATGGGGATTTTATTGGTCGAGAAAAGATGAGACCATGGGCCAACCGCGAGAGCCCTTGATAAAAGATTGGAACGAAATTGATAAACTTAAACCACCATCCTTAGACTTACCCGGTCGATTTGATGAACTCTTAAAAAAGAAAGAGACTTATCCGGAGAAATTTCTCATGGCCAGTTTGGCTTTGTCGGGTTTTACCACGATGACTTTTTTAGCTCACTTTGAAGAGGTGTTGATTCATTTATCGACTAAATCGCAGCAGTTGGAACGATTGATCGATGTGGTATTTAATTTTGAAGAAAGTCTGATAAGAGAAACCTCGTATTTTGATGTGGATGCTATCGCTTTTTTGGATGATTGGGGCTCACAAAATGGTTTGATGGTTTCTCCTGATCATTGGAGGAAAATATTCAAACCACGATACCGAAAACAGTTTGATTTAGTTCATCAGCAAGGAATGTATGTCTATTTCCATTCTTGTGGATATATTTACCCAATCATTTCAGATTTTATCGAGATTGGAGTCGATATTCTCAATATCAGCCAACCGAATCTCTATGAGATTCCGAAGTTAGGAAGAGATTTTGGAGGGAAGGTTTGTTTTTGTTGTCCAGTGAGTTATCAAACTACTGGTATATCTGGAAACCCTCAAGAAATAGAACAATATACTGAATACTTATTTGAACACCTGGGGAGGTTCAATGGAGGGTTGATTGGTTATGCTGAAGAATATCATTCGATTGGAATGAGCGAAGAGAATTATCGAGCCAGCATTCGAGGATTTAAGAAATTACACTATTTCTAA
- a CDS encoding DNA recombination-mediator protein A: MIVLSQEAAYWVAIAHLTNWSREKINDFFDRLLRNHFAFHDFFTLKPEEWESLFHLSREEITSLQSIQEKLPYYLTITQKISEQGFDIIPVHSRFYSAHLREKLGKSHAPTLFYTKGNVDLFNTPTACILGSNRGSGNGLIFIQNLIRRFVQEEITMITSIEPGYHRYILNLCLQFGGRSLVILDQGVLSLKRPLDDFDQYLINDQVLFLSTIFPKNNNGKKWALQRDLLQYGLAKDIYIADALEKRQIWRWILRGLRQNKTFFVRYPEENEKSANRLFIANGAVPVDLNGRIINKSD, encoded by the coding sequence ATGATTGTTCTTTCTCAAGAAGCTGCCTATTGGGTGGCAATTGCTCACCTTACAAATTGGAGCAGAGAAAAAATCAATGATTTTTTTGACCGATTATTGAGGAACCATTTTGCTTTTCATGACTTTTTTACTTTGAAACCTGAAGAATGGGAGAGTCTTTTTCATCTTTCCCGGGAAGAAATAACAAGCCTTCAATCGATACAAGAAAAACTCCCTTATTATTTGACTATTACCCAAAAAATCTCTGAACAAGGCTTTGATATCATACCAGTTCATTCTCGGTTTTATTCTGCGCATTTACGAGAAAAGCTGGGAAAATCTCATGCTCCGACTCTCTTTTATACCAAAGGGAATGTCGATCTTTTTAATACGCCAACAGCGTGTATTTTAGGTTCGAACCGCGGTTCTGGAAACGGGCTCATATTTATTCAGAATCTCATACGCCGTTTCGTTCAAGAAGAGATAACGATGATAACCAGTATTGAACCTGGTTATCATCGTTATATTCTCAATTTATGTCTCCAATTTGGAGGGCGATCTTTAGTCATTTTGGACCAGGGAGTGCTTTCTTTAAAAAGACCGCTGGATGATTTCGATCAATATCTCATAAATGACCAAGTGCTATTCCTCAGCACTATCTTTCCAAAAAACAATAACGGGAAGAAATGGGCTTTGCAGCGGGATTTGTTACAATATGGATTGGCTAAGGACATCTACATTGCTGACGCTCTTGAGAAAAGGCAAATATGGAGGTGGATCCTGAGAGGATTGAGGCAAAATAAAACCTTTTTTGTCAGATATCCCGAAGAAAATGAAAAAAGCGCCAATCGTTTATTTATCGCTAATGGTGCGGTTCCAGTTGATCTCAATGGAAGAATTATCAATAAATCTGATTGA
- a CDS encoding Nitroreductase family protein has product MVYPRTKLISFVWIISLMALLVMFMSFLANGNELVTLPQIEYNDNDLISAIIERKAERQYATEPVALKDLALVLWAGSGIKSPQVDSVSHATRTIPSAMGIYPIDVYVFALQVENLPSNIYLYLPEKHALQEIPSVNVTEALTKITNQRAVQNASMVFLIVFHRDKSSRMNDKFAYFEAGEVVQNISLMAVDRGLGSYVIGMYYQEKIIEVLNEENIEPVVLMAVGKPSQ; this is encoded by the coding sequence ATGGTGTATCCAAGAACCAAACTTATCTCTTTTGTCTGGATAATTTCCTTGATGGCCTTGTTGGTGATGTTCATGAGCTTTTTAGCAAATGGAAATGAGCTCGTCACTCTTCCCCAGATTGAGTACAATGATAATGATTTGATCTCAGCCATAATTGAACGAAAGGCGGAAAGACAGTATGCAACTGAACCAGTAGCGCTGAAGGATCTGGCTCTGGTTCTCTGGGCGGGAAGTGGAATAAAAAGCCCCCAGGTTGATAGCGTTTCTCATGCTACCCGAACCATTCCTTCAGCCATGGGAATCTATCCCATCGATGTGTATGTATTTGCCTTACAGGTTGAAAACCTCCCATCCAATATTTACCTGTACTTGCCGGAAAAACATGCCCTCCAAGAAATTCCAAGCGTCAATGTGACTGAGGCATTAACCAAAATAACCAATCAAAGAGCAGTGCAGAATGCATCGATGGTTTTTTTAATCGTTTTTCATCGGGATAAGTCTTCCCGAATGAATGATAAATTCGCTTACTTTGAAGCCGGTGAGGTGGTTCAAAATATCAGTTTGATGGCCGTAGATCGTGGATTGGGAAGCTATGTTATTGGTATGTACTACCAAGAAAAAATAATCGAGGTTCTGAATGAAGAAAACATTGAACCAGTTGTATTGATGGCGGTGGGAAAACCTTCCCAATAA
- a CDS encoding Periplasmic binding proteins and sugar binding domain of LacI family protein codes for MFKKLSIFSLLLVLVLVMGTVVFAQEKEVGELYFRFVTHGGDDPFWAVVVKGAQDAAKLLNCKVDFDLVGGDLALQQKRMQEAIAMNVDGIALVINDDTVWDKLVVDALAKGIPVVAIDNDDTEGDRGNSRLTYIGQDEFKAGYDLAMRLFEEGKKKGLDLSQAHVAMSVEVPGAMYGVVRSDGVKKAMEEFGITSSEIIDAGGLEMTTVEQRLTSYLISHPEATFIIGLGGIVTDRLTDALKAVGRQPGEVIAGGFDMTPGTLVGLKEGYMTAAIDSQQYLAGFYGVLVLYHYKLYGFLPTVKTGGFLIDSPEKIEQIEVLSKDYIR; via the coding sequence ATGTTTAAAAAGCTCTCAATTTTTTCGCTTCTTTTAGTGTTGGTTTTAGTTATGGGAACGGTGGTTTTTGCTCAGGAAAAAGAAGTTGGAGAATTGTATTTTCGCTTTGTAACCCACGGAGGAGACGATCCCTTTTGGGCGGTAGTCGTCAAGGGAGCCCAGGATGCAGCTAAACTACTCAACTGCAAGGTGGATTTCGATTTGGTTGGTGGAGACCTTGCCCTGCAACAAAAAAGAATGCAAGAAGCAATCGCTATGAATGTCGATGGAATTGCCCTAGTTATTAATGATGATACGGTTTGGGATAAATTAGTGGTAGATGCTTTAGCCAAGGGTATTCCAGTAGTAGCCATCGATAATGACGATACCGAGGGTGATAGAGGAAACTCGCGCTTAACTTATATTGGGCAGGATGAATTCAAAGCTGGTTATGATTTGGCAATGCGGCTCTTTGAGGAAGGGAAAAAGAAAGGATTAGACCTCAGCCAAGCTCATGTAGCGATGTCAGTTGAAGTTCCAGGAGCGATGTATGGTGTTGTTCGTTCCGATGGTGTTAAAAAAGCTATGGAAGAATTCGGTATCACTTCATCGGAGATCATCGATGCCGGTGGTTTGGAAATGACTACCGTTGAGCAAAGACTGACCTCTTATCTCATTTCCCATCCTGAAGCAACCTTTATAATCGGCTTGGGCGGAATTGTAACCGATCGATTAACCGATGCCCTGAAAGCGGTTGGAAGACAGCCTGGTGAAGTTATCGCTGGAGGTTTCGATATGACTCCGGGAACGCTGGTTGGATTAAAAGAAGGTTACATGACCGCTGCGATTGATTCACAGCAATATCTAGCTGGTTTCTACGGGGTGTTGGTCCTCTATCATTACAAACTTTACGGTTTCCTTCCAACCGTGAAAACCGGTGGATTCCTGATCGATAGCCCGGAAAAAATTGAACAAATTGAGGTTCTTTCTAAAGATTATATCCGGTAA